The region GCCTGGCCCATGTTGGCGCCGGCAGCGGCTTGCTGGAACTGCGCGGGCAGTTTGTCCATCAGCGTGGACAGGCCGCCCATGTTTTTCATCTGCGAAAGTTGTGCGCGGAAATCGTTGAGGTCGAAGTCGCCGCCTTTCTTGACCTTGTCGGCGAGCTTCTGTGCGGCTTGCACGTCGACGCCGCGCTGCGCTTCTTCGACGAGGGCGAGAATGTCGCCCATGCCGAGAATCCGGTTCGCCATGCGGTCCGGATAGAAGATTTCGAGGCCGTCGAGCTTTTCGGCGACGCCGACGAACTTGATCGGCTTGCCCGTCACGTGACGCACGGAGAGCGCCGCGCCACCGCGCGAATCGCCGTCGAGCTTGGTGAGCACCACGCCGGTCAGCGGCAACGCGTCGCTAAACGCCTTGGCCGTGTTGACGGCATCCTGACCCAGCATCGCGTCGACGACGAACAGCGTTTCCGCCGGCTTCAGCGTGCTGTGCAGCGCGGCGATTTCCTGCATCATCGCTTCGTCGATACCGAGACGGCCGGCTGTGTCGACCAGCAGCACGTCATGGTAGTGGCGCTTGGCCCAATCGACCGCGGCGCGCGCGATGTCGACCGGTTTCTGATCCGGTTCCGACGGGAAGAAGTCCGCGCCGACCTGCTCGGTCACCGTCTTCAACTGCGCGATAGCAGCCGGGCGGTAGACGTCGCACGAGACGGTCAGTACCTTCTTCTTGTATTTCTCGCGCAGCAGCTTGGCGAGCTTACCGACGGTGGTTGTTTTACCGGCGCCTTGCAGA is a window of Paraburkholderia sp. IMGN_8 DNA encoding:
- the ffh gene encoding signal recognition particle protein, with protein sequence MLDNLTQRMARVVKTLRGEARLTEANTQEMLREVRLALLEADVALPVVREFIAKVKEKALGEEVISSLSPGQALVGVVQRELTAIIGGDYEGKAVELNLAVTPPAVILMAGLQGAGKTTTVGKLAKLLREKYKKKVLTVSCDVYRPAAIAQLKTVTEQVGADFFPSEPDQKPVDIARAAVDWAKRHYHDVLLVDTAGRLGIDEAMMQEIAALHSTLKPAETLFVVDAMLGQDAVNTAKAFSDALPLTGVVLTKLDGDSRGGAALSVRHVTGKPIKFVGVAEKLDGLEIFYPDRMANRILGMGDILALVEEAQRGVDVQAAQKLADKVKKGGDFDLNDFRAQLSQMKNMGGLSTLMDKLPAQFQQAAAGANMGQAEKQMRRMEGIINSMTPLERAKPELIKATRKRRIAAGAGVQVQEVNRMLNQYDQMRTMMKKLKGGNLQKMMRGMKGMLPGMR